The sequence below is a genomic window from Thermus thermamylovorans.
TGCGGGCGGCCTCCAGGTACCGCGCCTCCCCAAGGAGCCTCCCCGCCTCCGCCAAGGCCCTCACCGCCAGGGCCGACCAGTCGGCGAGGACCTTGTCGTCCAAAGCCGGGGGCAGGCGACGCCTCCGGGCGGCGAGGAGCCTCCCCCGGACCCCCTCCCGCCAGGCGGGAAACCCCTCCCCCAGGGCTTTCCGGACCTCCTCCTCCCCCCAGGCGGTGAGGATGCTCCGCCCCCCCAGGTCCTCCCCCAGGGCGAAGAGGCGGCGGGCCAGGGGGAAGTCCTCCCCCAGGGCCTCCCGCACCTCCCCCTCGGTCCAGGTGTAGTACCGCCCCTCCTCCCCCTCGCTTTCCGCGTCCAGGGCGGTGAAGAACCCCCCTTCCCTTCCCTGCATGGCAAGGAGCCATTCCAGGGTCTCCCGGGCCACCCGCAGGAAGAGGGGCTCCCCGAAAACCCTGTGGGCCCCCAGGTAGACCCGGGCCAGGAGGGCGTTGTCGTAGAGCATCTTCTCGAAGTGGGGGACCCGCCAGAAGCGGTCCACGCTGTAGCGGTGGAACCCCCCGCCCACCTGGTCGTAGACCCCCCCCAGGGCCATGGCCCGGAGGGTCCCCAGGAGCATCCCCCGGGCCCTCCCCTCGCCCCGCCAGGCGAGGGCCAGGAGGTAGAGGAGGAGGGGGCCTTGGGGGAACTTGGGGGCGGGGAGGAACCCTCCCCATTCGGGGTCGAAGGCGCGGCCCAGGGCCTCCAGGGCCCGCTCCTCCGCGTCCTCGGGGACGGGCCCTGGGGGAGGGGTGAGGCTCCGCCACAGGGCCTGGGCCAGGCGCTCCGCCTCCCGCTCGATCCCCTCCCGCTCCGCCCGCCAGGCCTGGGCCACCGCCAACAGGACGCGCCTGAAGCCCGGCAGGCTCCCCCGGTCCTCCTTGGGGAAGTAGGTGCCCCCAAAGAAGGGCTTGCCCTCGGGGGTGAGGAAGAGGCTCATGGGCCAGCCCCCCTGCCCGGTGAGGCTCACCAGGGCCCGCATGTAGGCGGCGTCCACGTCGGGCCGCTCCTCCCGGTCCACCTTCACGGGGACGAAGTGGGCGTTGAGGAGGGCGGCCACCTCCGGGTCCTGAAAGCTCTCCCGGTGCATCACGTGGCACCAGTGGCAGGTGTGGTAGCCCACGGAGAGGAAGAGGGGCTTGCCCTCCTCCCGGGCCCTCCGGAAGGCTTCCTCCCCGTAGGGGTACCAGTCCACCGGGTCCCCCGCGTGGGCCCGGAGGTAGGGGCTCAGGGCGTCCTTCAGGCGGTCGGCCATGCCCTAAGGCTAACCCGGGGGCCCGCAGGCCTGCCCCCTCCCCCTTACAATGGGAGCGATGGTGCCGGAGGCGACCTTGAGGGCCTGGCTCCAGGAGGATCTGGGCCACGGGGACCTGACCAGCCAGCTGGTGGTGCCGGAGGGCCTCTGGGGCCAGGCGGTGATCCTGGCCAAGGCGGAGGGGGTGGTGGCCGGGCTCCCCGTGGCCCGGGAGGTCTTCGCCTTGGCGGACACCCGGGTGGCCTTCACGCCGCTGGTAGCGGAAGGGGCAGAGGTGGCCCCGGGACAGGAGCTGGCCCGCCTCGAGGGGCCCCTAAGGGGCATCCTGGCGGGGGAGCGGCTGGCCCTGAACCTCCTCGGGCGCCTTTCCGGGATCGCCACCCTCACCCGAAGCTACGTGGAGGCCCTGAGGGGCACGGGGACTCAGGTCCTGGACACCCGCAAGACCACCCCAGGCCTAAGGGCCCTGGAGAAGTACGCGGTGCGGGTGGGCGGGGGGAAGAACCACCGCTTCGGCCTCTTTGACGGGATCCTCCTCAAGGAGAACCACCTCCGGGCGGCGGGGGGGGTGGCCCAGGCGGTGCGCCGGGCCAAGGCCGGGGCCCCCCACCACCTGAAGGTGGAGGTGGAGGTGACGAGCCTGGCGGAGCTGGAGGAGGCCCTGGAGGCGGGGGCGGACCTGATCCTCCTGGACAACTTCTCCGTGGAAGACCTGCGGGAGGCGGTGCGCCGCGCGGGGGGGCGGGTGCCCCTGGAAGCCAGCGGCAACATGACCCCGGAGCGCGCCCGCCAGGCGGCGGAGGCCGGGGTGGACTACGTGAGCGTGGGGGCCCTCACCCACTCCGCCAAGGCCCTGGACCTCTCCCTGCTGGTGGTGTACCCCTGAGGGCCGGCGGGCGCTACCATAAAAGGGGGGTAGGGGCCCGGGCGCGGCCCCCCGAGGCGCAGGCCCGGGCTCGGGGAAAAGGGCTTCGGCCCGGTGGACGCTCAGACCATGGACAAGGAACTCCTTACCCAAGAGGTGCTCCGCCTGAAGGCGGAGCGGCAGGCGGTGATCCTGGCCCACTCCTACCAGCTCCCCGAGGTGCAGGAGGTGGCCGACTTCGTGGGGGACTCCCTAGGCCTGGCCCGGGAGGCCGAGCGAACCCCGGCCAAGGTGATCGTCTTCGCCGGGGTGCACTTCATGGCGGAAACCGCCGCCATCCTCAACCCCGACAAGACCGTGCTCCTGCCGGACCTGGAGGCGGGCTGCTCCCTGGCGGACAGCCTCCGCCCGGAGGACGTCCTGGCCTGGAAGGCGGCCCACCCCGAGGGGATCGTGGTGGCCTACGTGAACACCAGGGCCGAGGTGAAGGCCCTGGCGGACGTGTGCGTGACCAGCGCCAACGCGGTGGAGGTGGTCGCCCGCCTCCCCCAGGACCGGCCCATCCTCTTCGTGCCCGACATGTTCCTGGGGGCCCACGTGGCCCGGGTGACGGGGCGGAGGCTCCACCTCTTCCCCGGGGAGTGCCACGTGCACGCGGGGATCCGCGAGGAGCACCTCAAGGCCCTCCTGGAGACCCACCCGGGGGCGGAGTTCCTCATCCACCCCGAGTGCGGCTGCGGCTCGGGCTGCCTCTACCTCAAGCCCGACGCCAAGATGCTCTCCACCGAAGGCATGGTGCGCTACGCCCGGCGGGCGGAGGCCCGGGAGTTCGTGGTGGCTACGGAGGTGGGGATCCTCCACCGCCTCGCCAAGGAAGCCCCGGGGAAGACCTTCGTCCCGGTGAAGCCCGATGCCGTCTGCGAGTACATGAAGCGGATCACCCTGGAGAAGGTCTACCTCTCCCTGAAGGAGATGCGCTACGCGGTGGGGGTGCCCGAGGAGGTGGCGGGGCGGGCCCGGCGGGCCCTCGAGGCCATGGTGGCCGTGGGCTAGGGGCGGGGTGCGGACCCTGACCGTAGACCTTCTGATCCTGGGGGCCGGGGTGGCGGGGGTGTACGCCGCCTTGGCCGCGGAAGGGGAGGGGGCCCGGGTCCTCCTCCTCAGCAAGGATCCCCTGCCCTCCGGCGCCACCCCCTGGGCCCAGGGGGGGGTGGCCTTCCCCCGGGACGTGGCGGACCTGGAGGCCCACCTCCAGGACACCCTGCGGGCCGGGCGGGGCCTGGTGGAGGAAGGGGTGGCCCGCTCCATCCTGGAAGAGGCGCCCGAGCACCTGGAACGCCTCCTCGCCTGGGGCCTCCCCTTCCACCCCGAGCCCACCCGGGAGGGGGGGCACTCCCGGGCCCGGGTGCGCCACCTGGGAGGGGATAGGAGCGGCCTCCTCCTCCTCCGGGGCCTCCTGGCCCGCCTCAGGAGCCCGGTCCTGGAAGGGCACCTGGCGGTGAGCCTCCTGGTGGCAGGAGACCGGGTGGCGGGAGCCTATGTCCTCGGCCCGGAGGGCCCCCTGGAGGTGCGGGCCGGGGCGGTCCTCCTGGCCACCGGGGGACTGGGGCGGCTCTTCCCCGTGACCACCAACCCCCCCGGGGCCACGGGGGACGGAATGGCCCTGGCCTACCGGGCGGGAGCCGTCCTGCGGGACCTGGAGTTCGTCCAGTTTCATCCCACGGCCCTCCCCGAGGGCTCCCTGGTGAGCGAGGCCTGCCGGGGAGAGGGGGCCATCCTGGTGAACGCCCTGGGGGAGCGCTTCCTGCCCCGCTACGACCCCCTGGCGGAGCTCGCCCCCCGGGACGTGGTGGCCCGGGCGGTCTTCCTGGAGGGCCTGCGCACCGGAGGGGTCTTCCTGGACCTGAGGCCCATCCCCCGCCTGGAGGAGCGCTTCCCCACGGTGGTGGCCCAGGCCCGGGCCCTGGGCCTGGACCCCCTGAAGGAGCCCCTCCCCGTGGCCCCCGCCGCCCACTACGCCATAGGGGGGGTGAGGACCGACCCCTGGGGCTTCACCGGGGTCGCGGGCCTCTACGCCGCGGGGGAGGTGGCCTCCACCGGGCTCCACGGGGCCAACCGTTTGGCCTCCAACAGCCTCCTGGAGGGCCTGGTCCTAGGGCAGCGGGCCGCCCGGGCAGCCCTCGCCAGCCTGGCCTTTCCCAAGGCCCCGGAGCCCCTGCCCGCCCTGACCCTGGACCCCGCCCTTCTCCCCGGGCTCCGGCGGCGGATGGGGGAGGGAGCGGGGGTGCTGCGCCGGAGGGAGGGCCTGGAGGCGGCCCTGGCCTTCGCCGAGGGGCTTCCCCTGGAGGAAAGCCCCCCGGACCGGGCCGCAAGGCCCCACCTGGAGGCGGGGAACCTGGCCCTCCTCGCCCGTCTCCTCCTGCGCATGGCCCTCCTGCGGGAGGAAAGCCGGGGGGCCCACCACCGGGAGGACTGCCCCGGGGAGGCGGAGGAGGCCTACCACCTGGAGGCCCGGGGGGCCACCCTTTGCCGGGTGCCCCTGGGGGTATAATGGGCCCCGGAGGTTCCCTATGAAAGGCCACCCGGACGTGATCCAAAGCCTCCAGGAAAGGCTTTCCGAGGAGCTCGCCGCCATCTTGCAGTACATGGTGCACGCGGAGATGGCGGAGAACTGGGGCTTCAAGGCCCTGGCGGCGCACCTCAAGGCCCACGCCATCACCGAGATGCGCCACGCGGAGAGGCACATCGAGCGCATCCTCTTCCTGGAGGGCTTCCCGGAGGTAAGCCGGATCGGGGAGATCCGGATCGGCAAGAACGTGGAGGAAATCCTCTTCAAGGACTACGAGGGGGAGCTCCAGGCGGTGAAGGGCTACAACGAGACCATGAACCTGGCCCAGCAGCTGGGGGACAACGGCACCCGGGACCTGGTGGCGGAGATCCTCAAGGACGAGGAGGCCCACGTGGACTGGCTGGAGACCCAGCGGGAGCTCAAGGAGCAGATGGGGCTCCAGAACTACCTGCAGTACCTGGCGGGGGAGGCGGAATAGGGCCCTAGCCTACCGGGGCCTTGAGGTTTTTGCGGGCCCAGCGGTCGATGGCGGCGATCACCGCCTCCAGCTCCCGGCCCGCCTCCGTGAGGCGGTAGCGGGTCCGGGGGGGCATGTAGGACTCCACCCGCTTCTCCACCACGCCGAGGGCCACCAGATGGTCCAAGCGCTGGGAGAGGGTGGCGGGGTTCACCCCCCCGATGGCCCGGGAAAGCTCGTTGAAACCCTTGGGCCCCTCCAGGAGGGAGCGGACGATGTGCAGGGTCCACTTCTCCTGGAGAAGGTTTAAGGCGGTGTAGACGGGACAGAAGGCCGCTTCGTGCTCGGCCATGGGCCCATTGTACACCACGCCCGCCCCGGACAGGGGGCTGGCGGAGGGCTAAAGCCCCAGGGCCCGGCGCAGGGCGTAGACCCGGTCCGGGGTGAGCCTTTTGGCCCGCTCCTGGGCCACCTCCTGGGGGGTGAAGGGCCCCTGTCCCGGGGGCAGCCGGTTGCCGAAGCTGGTGGCCACGTGGTTCAGGATGGCGGCCACCTGGTCGTCCTTGAGCTGGGCGGCCCAGCCCGGCATGACCCCGCTATAGGTCTGGCCCCGGACCCGGATCTGGCCCTGAAGCCCGAAGAGGACCACCTGGATCAGGTAGGCCCGCCCCTCCTTTTTGGCGAGGATCTCCTGCACATGCCCCGCCAGGGGCGGGAAGGCCCCGGGAAGGCCCTGGCCGCTCGCCTGGTGGCAGCTGGCGCAGTACTGGTTGTAGAGGGCAGGTCCCGACTGGGCCCAGGCCAGGGGCAGGAGAAACCCCAGGAGCAGGGGGATCAGGGCTTTGGCCATAGCGTACCTCCACCCTCAGGATACCTCCCTTTGCGAGGGGAAGGTGCCCTCCCTCACCTTAGGCCGGGCTTCCGGGCCACCAGGGTGAGGATGGTGTAGGCGGCCACGGTCTTGCCCTCCTGGTTGGTGACCTCCACCGCCCACTCCACCACCCCGGTCCCCTCGTCCCGGGGGCGTTTGGCCCGCACCGTGAGCCGGGCCTGCAGGGTGTCCCCCACGCCCACGGGCTCGGTGAAGCGCAAGGCCTCGAGGCCGTAGTTGGCCAGGACCGGCCCCGGGGCGGGGTCCACGAAGAGCCCGGCGGCGGCGGAGAGGACGAAGTAGCCGTGGGCCACCCGCCGGCCGAAGAGGCTCTCTTTGGCCGCCAGCTCGTCGGTGTGGGCGTAGAAGTGGTCCCAGGAGAGGTGGGCGAAGAGGGCGATGTCCGCCTCCGTCACCGTGCGGCGGTGGGTGAGGAGGGTTTCCCCCACCTCCAGCTCCTCGTAGTGCTTGCGGAAGGGGTGCACCTGGGTGGGACGCTCCGCCCCCTTGGCGTACTCCCCGGTGAGGGCCTGGAGGGTCTTGGGGTCCGCCTGCAGGGCCAGGCGGGCGAGGTGGCGCCGCACGGAGAGGAGCCCCCCGAGCTCCTCCCCGCCCCCCGCCCGCCCCGGCCCCCCGTGGAGGAGGCGGGGCAGGGGGGAGCCGTGGCCGGTGGAGCTATGGGCATCAAAGCGGTTCAGGACGTGGAGCCGGCCCACCTCCCCGGAAAGCCCCAGGAGGTAGAAGCGGGCCTCCTCGGGGTCGGGAGTGGCCAGGGTGGCCGCCAGCATCCCCCCGCCCAGGCGGAGGAGGCGCAGGGCCTCTTCCCGGTTTCCATAGGGGAAGAAGGTGGCCACGGGGCCGAAGGCCTCCACCCGGTGCAAGGCCTCCCCATAGGGGTCCTCCGCCAGGAGGAGGCTGGGGGGGAAGAAGGCCCCGTCCCGCCTTCCCGGGTGCTGCCAGTACACCCTGGCCCCTCCGGCCAGAAGGGCTTCCAGGGCCCTTGCCACCTCTTCCTTCTGCCCCGGGGAGGCCAGAGGCCCGAGATCCACCCCTTCCTCCCGTGGGTCCCCGAGCCGGAGGCGGGCCAGGCGCTCCCGGGTGGCCTCCAGGAGGGCCTCAAGCCGCCCCTCGGGGGCGAAGACCCGGCGGATGGCGGTGCAGCGCTGCCCCGACTTGATGGTGAGCTCAGCGGCGATCTCCTCCGCCAGGCGCTGGAGCTCTTCCTCTCCGGCCTCTTCCCCCAGGAGGGCGGCGTTCAGGGAGTCGGTCTCGGCGTTGAAAAAGGCCCCCCGCTCCAGGAAGGCCGGGTGGCGGCGGAGGCGGTCGGCGGTGGCCTTGGAGCCGGTGAAGTAAAGGCTGTCCCGGTGGTCCAGGGCCTCCAGGGCCTCCCCCAGGCCCCCGGCCACGAACTGGAGGCTCCCTTCGGGCAGGAAGCCCGAGGCCAGCATGAGCCGCACCAGGCCCTCGGCCACGTGGGCCGTGGGGGTGGCGGCCTTGGCCAGGGTGGGCACCCCGGCCAAGAAGGCGGGGGCGAACTTCTCCAGAAGGCCCCAGACGGGGAAGTTGAAGGCGTTCACCTGTAGGGTGATCCCCCCCTTGGGCCCCAGGAGGTGGCGGCCCTGGAAGGAATGGTCCTTGCTCAGGGGCAGGTTTTCCTCCTCGGGCAGGAGGTTCCCCTCGGGGAGCTGCCGGGCCAGGGAGCTGTAGGCGAAGAGCACCCCGATCCCCCCATCCACGTCGTACCAGGCGTCCCGCCTCGTCCCTCCGGTGGTGGCGTAAAGCCGGTAGAGCTCCTCTTTGCGTTCGGAAAGGTACTGGGCCAGGGCCCGGAGCCGTCGGCCCCTTTCCCGGAAGTCCAGGGCCAGGAGGGCCCCGCCCCCCGCCTCCCGCCCCCAGGCCACCGCCTCCCTCAGGGGCAGCCCTTCGGAGGTGACGAAGCCTATGGCCTCCCCCGTGGCCGCGTCCCGGAGGGGCACGCCCTCGCCTTCGCCTTCGCGCCACCGGCCCATGAGATAGCTCTTGACCTTCATCCGCGCCTCCTTCGCTCAGACCGCCCTCAGACCTCGAGGCTCCGGGCACCGCCCCCCACACCCTCCCCTGGGAGCCCGGGGGCCTCCTCCCTTCTCCTGCCCGGCCTCCAAAGCCTACACCCTTCCCCTGGCCGGGCCCCCACGCGGACCAAGTCCAGGTGAGGCGCCCTCACACCGCCTTGAAGGCCTCGAAGACCTCCCCGCAGGCGTTGCACTGGTAGAGGGACTTGCACAGGGTGGCCCCGAAGGCGTTCTTGAGACCCACCTGGCGGCTCCCGCACCGGGGGCAGGCGGGGTCCTGGTGGGCCAGGGGGAGGGGAAGAGGCGGGGCGATGCCGTAGGCCAGCAGCTTGGCCCTGGCCTCCTCGGCCATCTCCTCCGTGCTCCAGGGGGTCCGGGCCTCCACCACCTCCACCTCCTCCGCCCCCGCCGCCTTCAGGGCCCTGCCGATCTCCTCGCGGATGAGGGCCAGGGCGGGGCAGCCCGAGAAGGTGGGGCGGAAGACCACCCGCACCCGGTTTCCCTCCTCTTCCACGGAAAGGACCATCCCCATCTCCACGATGTCCAGGACGGGGATCTCCGGGTCCTTGACCCCCTTCAGGGCCTCCCAGTAGCGCCCTACCACGCCTTGGCCTCCTGGTCCCAGCGGGCCACGGACTGCATCTCCGCCAGGAGGGACCACAGGTACTCCGTGTGCTCCTGGCGGCTCTTGGGCACGTAGCCCCCTTCGGGAGGCTTAAGGCCCGCCCTTTGCAAAAAGCCCTTCACCTCGTCCAGGTAGGGCCCTTCCAGGGCCCTTAGGTCTGGCACCACCCCGGCCTCCACCAGGGCCTCCTCCCCGGGGAGGGGCTGGAAGAGCTGGCGGGTGTAGGGAAAGAGGGTATCCAGGGCCTCCTGGGACCGGCGGTGGCTCTCCTCCGTGCCCTGGCCCAGGCGCTCCACCCNTAGGGAAAGAGGGTATCCAGGGCCTCCTGGGACCGGCGGTGGCTCTCCTCCGTGCCCTGGCCCAGGCGCTCCACCCAGAGGCCCGAGTGCCGGAGGTGGAAGCGCTCCTCCTTTAGGATGCGGCCCGCCGCCTCGGCCAGGGGGAGGTAGGCGCTCCTCGCCGCCTCCTTGAGCCACAGGTTCTCGTAGGCGTCGAAGAGGTACTGCCGCACCATGGTGAAGGCCCAGTCCCCCCTGGGAAGCTCCAGGAGGACGGCGTTTCGGTACTCCAGGGGGTCGCGGAAGAAGACCAGGCGGTCGGGGTCGGAGCCATCCAGCTCCCCCTTAAGCTCCAGCCAGAGCTTGGCGTGGCCCAGCTCGTCCTGGGCCAGGTTGGCGATGGCGATGTCCTCCTCCAGGATGGGGGCGTGGCCCACCCACTCGGCGAGGCGCTGGGCCAGGACCACCTCGTCGTCGGCCAAGGCGGTGAGCCGGGCCACCAGGGCCTCCTTCAGGTAGGCGTCCAACATCCTACACCTCCTCTCCCTTGGCGGTGATGAGGCCGTAGTAGCTCTGCAGCCGGTAGGTCTTCTCCTTGGCCGGGGCAAACCAGCTCTCCACCACCTCCTCCTTGGGCTCGGTGCCCGCCACCAGGCGCTCGGGAACCGCCCAGAAGGCCACCCCCTGGGCCTGAAGGAGGGCCTGGGCGATGGCGTCCCCGGGACCCCTGGCGGCAAAGCGGCCCACCAGGTCCCCGTAGACCATGCTGCGGCGGTGGCTCCGCTTGGCGAAGACCCAGTAGGGCTCCTCCGGGCCCTCCTCGGGCCTCAAGGCCCCAGGATCCTTAAGCCCCTCCTGGGTGATGTGGAAGAAGGCCTCCGCCGGGGCCACGAAGAGGGCGTAGGCGGCGGGGCGCCGCACGAAGACGTGCCGGGCCACCAGGAGGGCATGCTCGGGGCCCACGGCGTGCACCGAACCCACCATCTGGGGCGAGCTTTTGGGAGTGTCCTGCTTGATGACCTCGTACCGGGGCCACTCCGTTCCCCACATGGCGCTCCTCCTAATCGGCGGCCTGGGCCAGGCGGCGCAGGGCGTGGGCCTCCATGGCCTCCCGCACCCAGTGGCCCTCCTCGTGGGCCCGCCTACGGGCCGCAAGGCGGTGGCGGTTCATGGGACCCTCCCCGTTGATGACCTTCCAGAACTCGTCCCAGGGGATGGGCCCGTGGACCCAGTTCCCGGTCCCCTCGTCGTAGCGGAGCTCCGGGTCTGGGGGGACGAGGCCCGCCTCTAAAAGCTCGGGCACGTGCTCGTTCAGGAACTCCTGGCGGATCTGGTCGTTGGTCTTGGTCTTGATGCCCCAGCGGAGGAGGAGGGGGGAGTGGGGGGAGTCGCTGTCGTGGGGCCCCGCCATCATCAGGGTGGGCCACCACCAGCGGTTCAGGGCGTCCTGCACCATCCTTCGCTGCTTGGGGGAGCCCTTGGCGTAGAGGAGGACCGCCTCCTTCCCCTGCTTGTGGTGGAAGGTCTCCTCGGCGCAGATGCGCACCATGGCCCGGGAGTAGGGCCCGTAGGAGCACTGGGCCAGCATGGTCTGGTTTTTGATGGCCATACCGTCCACCAGCCAGCCGATGATGCCGATGTCTGCCCAGGTGAGGGTGGGGTAGTTGAAGATGTTGGAGTACTTAGCCCGGCCCTCCAAAAGGGCCGCCACCATCTCCTCCCGGCTCACCCCCAGGGTTTCCGCGGCGTGGTAGAGGTACTGGCCGTGGCCCGCCTCGTCTTGCACCTTGGCCAGGAGGATAAGCTTGCGCCTCAGGGAGGGGGCCCGGGTGATCCAGGCCCCTTCTGGGAGCATCCCCACCCACTCGCTGTGGGCGTGCTGGGAGATCATGCGGA
It includes:
- the bfr gene encoding bacterioferritin, whose amino-acid sequence is MKGHPDVIQSLQERLSEELAAILQYMVHAEMAENWGFKALAAHLKAHAITEMRHAERHIERILFLEGFPEVSRIGEIRIGKNVEEILFKDYEGELQAVKGYNETMNLAQQLGDNGTRDLVAEILKDEEAHVDWLETQRELKEQMGLQNYLQYLAGEAE
- a CDS encoding thioredoxin domain-containing protein, which encodes MADRLKDALSPYLRAHAGDPVDWYPYGEEAFRRAREEGKPLFLSVGYHTCHWCHVMHRESFQDPEVAALLNAHFVPVKVDREERPDVDAAYMRALVSLTGQGGWPMSLFLTPEGKPFFGGTYFPKEDRGSLPGFRRVLLAVAQAWRAEREGIEREAERLAQALWRSLTPPPGPVPEDAEERALEALGRAFDPEWGGFLPAPKFPQGPLLLYLLALAWRGEGRARGMLLGTLRAMALGGVYDQVGGGFHRYSVDRFWRVPHFEKMLYDNALLARVYLGAHRVFGEPLFLRVARETLEWLLAMQGREGGFFTALDAESEGEEGRYYTWTEGEVREALGEDFPLARRLFALGEDLGGRSILTAWGEEEVRKALGEGFPAWREGVRGRLLAARRRRLPPALDDKVLADWSALAVRALAEAGRLLGEARYLEAARKGVRFLLGTMTQGGLLRHAWREGRLGEEAFLADQSLASLALLELYAATGEWPYLEEARRLAEAAWAEFRSKGTGSFPPLPAREVEEGALPSGESALAEAFWRLGAAFGGDYRERAEALLEERALWLARYPQALPATLLALRLLREGTELALPLPSPLWPEARALYLPLTQVALGPAGALPALEGREPGLAYLCGQGACALPASSLEGLGARLAGWYSLEAVPF
- a CDS encoding L-aspartate oxidase, coding for MRTLTVDLLILGAGVAGVYAALAAEGEGARVLLLSKDPLPSGATPWAQGGVAFPRDVADLEAHLQDTLRAGRGLVEEGVARSILEEAPEHLERLLAWGLPFHPEPTREGGHSRARVRHLGGDRSGLLLLRGLLARLRSPVLEGHLAVSLLVAGDRVAGAYVLGPEGPLEVRAGAVLLATGGLGRLFPVTTNPPGATGDGMALAYRAGAVLRDLEFVQFHPTALPEGSLVSEACRGEGAILVNALGERFLPRYDPLAELAPRDVVARAVFLEGLRTGGVFLDLRPIPRLEERFPTVVAQARALGLDPLKEPLPVAPAAHYAIGGVRTDPWGFTGVAGLYAAGEVASTGLHGANRLASNSLLEGLVLGQRAARAALASLAFPKAPEPLPALTLDPALLPGLRRRMGEGAGVLRRREGLEAALAFAEGLPLEESPPDRAARPHLEAGNLALLARLLLRMALLREESRGAHHREDCPGEAEEAYHLEARGATLCRVPLGV
- the nadC gene encoding carboxylating nicotinate-nucleotide diphosphorylase, which translates into the protein MGAMVPEATLRAWLQEDLGHGDLTSQLVVPEGLWGQAVILAKAEGVVAGLPVAREVFALADTRVAFTPLVAEGAEVAPGQELARLEGPLRGILAGERLALNLLGRLSGIATLTRSYVEALRGTGTQVLDTRKTTPGLRALEKYAVRVGGGKNHRFGLFDGILLKENHLRAAGGVAQAVRRAKAGAPHHLKVEVEVTSLAELEEALEAGADLILLDNFSVEDLREAVRRAGGRVPLEASGNMTPERARQAAEAGVDYVSVGALTHSAKALDLSLLVVYP
- a CDS encoding winged helix-turn-helix transcriptional regulator; the protein is MAEHEAAFCPVYTALNLLQEKWTLHIVRSLLEGPKGFNELSRAIGGVNPATLSQRLDHLVALGVVEKRVESYMPPRTRYRLTEAGRELEAVIAAIDRWARKNLKAPVG
- a CDS encoding c-type cytochrome → MAKALIPLLLGFLLPLAWAQSGPALYNQYCASCHQASGQGLPGAFPPLAGHVQEILAKKEGRAYLIQVVLFGLQGQIRVRGQTYSGVMPGWAAQLKDDQVAAILNHVATSFGNRLPPGQGPFTPQEVAQERAKRLTPDRVYALRRALGL
- the paaD gene encoding 1,2-phenylacetyl-CoA epoxidase subunit PaaD, with protein sequence MVGRYWEALKGVKDPEIPVLDIVEMGMVLSVEEEGNRVRVVFRPTFSGCPALALIREEIGRALKAAGAEEVEVVEARTPWSTEEMAEEARAKLLAYGIAPPLPLPLAHQDPACPRCGSRQVGLKNAFGATLCKSLYQCNACGEVFEAFKAV
- the nadA gene encoding quinolinate synthase NadA, coding for MDKELLTQEVLRLKAERQAVILAHSYQLPEVQEVADFVGDSLGLAREAERTPAKVIVFAGVHFMAETAAILNPDKTVLLPDLEAGCSLADSLRPEDVLAWKAAHPEGIVVAYVNTRAEVKALADVCVTSANAVEVVARLPQDRPILFVPDMFLGAHVARVTGRRLHLFPGECHVHAGIREEHLKALLETHPGAEFLIHPECGCGSGCLYLKPDAKMLSTEGMVRYARRAEAREFVVATEVGILHRLAKEAPGKTFVPVKPDAVCEYMKRITLEKVYLSLKEMRYAVGVPEEVAGRARRALEAMVAVG
- the paaZ gene encoding phenylacetic acid degradation bifunctional protein PaaZ: MKVKSYLMGRWREGEGEGVPLRDAATGEAIGFVTSEGLPLREAVAWGREAGGGALLALDFRERGRRLRALAQYLSERKEELYRLYATTGGTRRDAWYDVDGGIGVLFAYSSLARQLPEGNLLPEEENLPLSKDHSFQGRHLLGPKGGITLQVNAFNFPVWGLLEKFAPAFLAGVPTLAKAATPTAHVAEGLVRLMLASGFLPEGSLQFVAGGLGEALEALDHRDSLYFTGSKATADRLRRHPAFLERGAFFNAETDSLNAALLGEEAGEEELQRLAEEIAAELTIKSGQRCTAIRRVFAPEGRLEALLEATRERLARLRLGDPREEGVDLGPLASPGQKEEVARALEALLAGGARVYWQHPGRRDGAFFPPSLLLAEDPYGEALHRVEAFGPVATFFPYGNREEALRLLRLGGGMLAATLATPDPEEARFYLLGLSGEVGRLHVLNRFDAHSSTGHGSPLPRLLHGGPGRAGGGEELGGLLSVRRHLARLALQADPKTLQALTGEYAKGAERPTQVHPFRKHYEELEVGETLLTHRRTVTEADIALFAHLSWDHFYAHTDELAAKESLFGRRVAHGYFVLSAAAGLFVDPAPGPVLANYGLEALRFTEPVGVGDTLQARLTVRAKRPRDEGTGVVEWAVEVTNQEGKTVAAYTILTLVARKPGLR
- the paaA gene encoding 1,2-phenylacetyl-CoA epoxidase subunit PaaA gives rise to the protein MVRLRIGHPEDPDYGERLAEFEARIARGEKIEPGDWMPAEYRRQLIRMISQHAHSEWVGMLPEGAWITRAPSLRRKLILLAKVQDEAGHGQYLYHAAETLGVSREEMVAALLEGRAKYSNIFNYPTLTWADIGIIGWLVDGMAIKNQTMLAQCSYGPYSRAMVRICAEETFHHKQGKEAVLLYAKGSPKQRRMVQDALNRWWWPTLMMAGPHDSDSPHSPLLLRWGIKTKTNDQIRQEFLNEHVPELLEAGLVPPDPELRYDEGTGNWVHGPIPWDEFWKVINGEGPMNRHRLAARRRAHEEGHWVREAMEAHALRRLAQAAD
- a CDS encoding phenylacetic acid degradation protein is translated as MWGTEWPRYEVIKQDTPKSSPQMVGSVHAVGPEHALLVARHVFVRRPAAYALFVAPAEAFFHITQEGLKDPGALRPEEGPEEPYWVFAKRSHRRSMVYGDLVGRFAARGPGDAIAQALLQAQGVAFWAVPERLVAGTEPKEEVVESWFAPAKEKTYRLQSYYGLITAKGEEV